The following nucleotide sequence is from Pseudonocardia abyssalis.
CGTGCCGGCTGACGACGACGTCGAACCAACCGGGGTCGAACGCGTGGGTCTGCGCGTCGGCGTGCCGGAAGACCGCGTTGCCGACGCCCTGCGCCGCCGCGGTCCGGCGGGCGAGGTCGAGCATCCGTGCGGACAGGTCGACGCCCAGCGCCGACCCGGCTGTCGCCCGGCGCGCGGCGTCGCGGGTGACCTGCCCGGCCCCGCACCCGACGTCGAGGACGGCGTCGGTCGGGCCGATCGCGGCGGCGTCGAGGAACGGCTCCCGGTAGCGGGCCACACCGGCGTCGAAGCGGTCGGCGTTGTCTGCCCAGAAGTCACCGGTCGGGCCGTCCCAGGCACGGAGCTGATCGACGTTCGACGCGTCCATGCGTGCCACCATGGCACGGTGTCGATCTCCCTGCTGCGCTGGCAGTTCGAGCTGACCTGGTCGCTGCTGGAACTGCACCTCGACGCCCTGGAGCCCGCCGACGTGCTGTGGGAGCCGGCCGCGCACGTCTGGACGGTCCGCCCCGGCGACGACGGCTGGATCCCGGACTGGGCCGACGCCGAGCCCGACCCGATCCCGGTGCCGACGATCGGCTGGGTCACCTGGCACATCGGCTGGTGGTGGAGCGTCGCACTGGACCACGCGCAGGGCCGCCCGCCGCGCGACCGCATGCAGATCCGCTGGCCCGGCGACCTGGCGTCGACGGTCGCATGGCTGCGCGCCCTGCGCGTCGAGTGGCTGTCCGTGCTCGACGGGCTCACCGACGCCGACCTCGACGACCCCGCCCCGTTCCCGTGGCCGCCGGAGCAGGGGCTGCGCGTCGCCCACATGATCGCCTGGGTGACCGTCGAGCTGACGAAGAACGTCAGCGAGATCGGGCAGCTGCGCCTGGTACGCGCAACGGGTCAGCCCTCGGGAGGACGGGGCGCGACGTAGACGTG
It contains:
- a CDS encoding DinB family protein gives rise to the protein MSISLLRWQFELTWSLLELHLDALEPADVLWEPAAHVWTVRPGDDGWIPDWADAEPDPIPVPTIGWVTWHIGWWWSVALDHAQGRPPRDRMQIRWPGDLASTVAWLRALRVEWLSVLDGLTDADLDDPAPFPWPPEQGLRVAHMIAWVTVELTKNVSEIGQLRLVRATGQPSGGRGAT